One Osmerus eperlanus chromosome 16, fOsmEpe2.1, whole genome shotgun sequence DNA segment encodes these proteins:
- the ipp gene encoding actin-binding protein IPP — MSSLSPPRLPLASTSISEYSGCGYIAAATVQSAEQTLFGSDRYARLILAQMNKMRLRADFCDVGLRVGGRVFRVHRLVLAASSPYFTALFSGRMSEADKEEVQILGVEAKVFEVLVEFIYTGTINVSVENVQELIVAADMLQLSEVVSICGEFLKGHLDPSNCVGIYQFLEQIACVDMLEFTEDYIHVHFLEVCVSDEFWGLSKDQLVKLLRSEELRIEDEYQVFTAAMDWVLQDVARKKKYVVEVLDPVRFPLLSPQRLFKYIEGISDFSLRVALQTLLREYTEVSKSPKENKMYSLLQPAKMRPRRKARKYLYAIGGYTRLQGGRWSDSRALSCVERFDSFSLYWTTVSSLHQARSGLGVAVLEGMIYVVGGEKDSMIFDCTERYDPVTKQWAAVASLNFPRCGVGVCPCHGALYALGGWVGSEIGKTMERYDPAENKWEIIGNMAVPRYYFGCCELQGFIYVIGGISDEGVELRSAEVYDPISKRWSALPVMVTRRAYVGVACLNNCIYAVGGWNEALGSLETVEKYCPEEEKWVEVAPMAVARAGVSVSAVNGLLYAVGGRASSRDFSAPVTVDSVEIYDPHLDTWTEIGNMITSRCDGGVAVL, encoded by the exons ATGTCCTCTCTGAGTCCTCCTCGATTACCCCTTGCCTCCACCTCCATTTCAGAATACAGTGGTTGTGGTTACATTGCTGCTGCTACAGTTCAGTCTGCTGAGCAGACCCTCTTTGGCTCAGATCGCTATGCCCGGCTCATCTTGGCCCAGATGAACAAGATGCGCCTGCGTGCCGACTTCTGTGACGTCGGACTGAGGGTGGGTGGACGAGTGTTCCGTGTGCACAGGCTGGTCCTGGCTGCCAGCAGCCCCTACTTCACTGCCTTGTTCTCTGGGAGGATGAGTGAGGCTGACAAGGAAGAGGTGCAGATCCTAGGAGTGGAGGCCAAGGTCTTTGAAGTCCTGGTGGAATTCATCTACACAG GTACGATCAATGTGTCGGTGGAGAACGTTCAGGAATTGATAGTGGCAGCTGACATGCTCCAGCTGTCTGAGGTGGTGTCTATCTGTGGAGAGTTCCTGAAGGGACACCTGGACCCCTCCAACTGTGTGGGCATCTACCAGTTCCTGGAGCAGATAGCTTGTGTGGACATGCTGGAGTTCACTGAGGACTACATCCATGTCCACTTCCTGGAG GTGTGCGTGTCGGATGAGTTCTGGGGCTTGTCCAAGGATCAGCTGGTGAAGCTGCTACGCAGCGAGGAGCTGAGGATCGAGGATGAGTACCAGGTGTTCACCGCCGCCATGGACTGGGTCCTCCAGGATGTGGCCAGGAAGAAGAAGTACGTGGTGGAGGTCCTGGATCCAGTCCgcttccccctgctctcccctcagaGGCTCTTCAAGTACATCGAAG GCATTTCAGACTTCAGCCTCCGGGTGGCACTGCAGACTCTGCTGAGGGAATACACCGAAGTCAGCAAGTCTCCCAAGGAGAATAAGATGTACAGTCTGTTACAGCCAGCCAAGATGAGGCCCAGGAGGAAGGCCAGGAAATATCTTTATGCCATTG GAGGCTACACTCGGCTGCAGGGCGGCCGCTGGAGTGACAGCCGGGCCCTGAGCTGTGTGGAGCGGTTCGACTCCTTCAGTCTGTACTGGACCACCGTGTCCTCCCTGCACCAGGCCCGCAGCGGGCTAGGGGTGGCCGTGCTGGAGGGCATGATCTACGTTGTGGGAG GTGAGAAGGACTCCATGATCTTTGACTGCACAGAGAGGTACGACCCAGTGACCAAACAGTGGGCGGCTGTGGCCTCTCTCAACTTCCCTCgctgtggtgtgggggtgtgcccCTGTCACGGGGCGCTCTACGCCCTAG GTGGCTGGGTCGGGTCGGAGATTGGGAAGACGATGGAGCGCTACGACCCGGCCGAGAACAAGTGGGAGATCATCGGAAACATGGCCGTTCCCCGCTACTATTTCGGCTGCTGCGAGTTACAGG GATTCATCTACGTGATCGGGGGGATCAGTGACGAGGGGGTGGAGCTGCGCTCGGCGGAGGTATACGACCCCATCTCCAAACGCTGGAGCGCGCTGCCCGTCATGGTGACGCGGCGGGCCTACGTGGGCGTGGCCTGCCTCAACAACTGCATCTACGCCGTGGGAGGCTGGAACGAGGCGCTGGGGTCGCTGGAGACGGTGGAGAAGTACTgcccagaggag GAAAAGTGGGTTGAGGTGGCCCCCATGGCAGTGGCACGGGCAGGGGTGTCTGTATCAGCAGTCAACGGTCTGCTATATGCCGTCGGGGGCCGGGCCTCCAGTAGAGACTTCTCAGCACCAGTGACGGTGGACTCGGTGGAGATCTACGACCCTCACCTGGACACCTGGACTGAGATTGGCAACATGATTACCAGCCGCTGTGACGGAGGGGTGGCCGTGCTCTGA